The following are encoded in a window of Sutcliffiella horikoshii genomic DNA:
- a CDS encoding Maf family protein gives MKPLILASGSPRRKELLQQVHLPFTIKVSNIEETFDPELTPEEIATSLAHQKAQSVFQENQDAIVIGSDTIVVLGDKVLGKPENEDEARATLRTLSGNTHHVISGVAILSQEKEVTFYEKTSVTFWELTDEDINFYIQSGEPMDKAGSYGIQEVGALFVKEIKGDYFSIVGLPLSRTVRELKSFQ, from the coding sequence ATGAAACCTCTTATTTTAGCCTCAGGATCCCCCAGAAGAAAGGAACTTCTCCAACAAGTACATCTCCCATTTACAATAAAGGTAAGCAACATTGAAGAAACCTTTGACCCAGAATTAACACCAGAAGAAATCGCCACTTCTCTTGCCCATCAAAAAGCTCAGAGTGTTTTCCAAGAAAATCAAGACGCTATTGTTATCGGTTCTGATACGATTGTTGTCCTTGGCGATAAAGTGCTAGGGAAACCTGAAAATGAAGATGAGGCAAGAGCCACATTGCGAACGTTAAGTGGAAACACACACCATGTCATCAGTGGGGTGGCTATTCTCAGTCAGGAAAAAGAAGTAACTTTTTATGAAAAGACATCTGTTACATTTTGGGAACTGACAGATGAAGACATTAATTTCTACATTCAATCAGGAGAACCGATGGATAAGGCAGGTTCTTATGGTATTCAAGAAGTAGGAGCTCTTTTTGTAAAAGAAATAAAAGGGGATTACTTTTCTATTGTGGGGCTTCCGCTTTCAAGAACGGTTCGTGAATTGAAAAGTTTTCAATAA